The genome window TCTCGTGATCGTCGGAGCGGATCGCATCGCTCGCAATGGCGACACCGCAAACAAGATCGGCACGTATGCACTTGCCGTGCTCGCCGCGCACCACAGCATCCCGTTCTACGTCGCCGCCCCGCGCTCGTCGTTCGACCTTTCGATCGAAAGCGGCGCCGGCATCCCAATCGAGGAGCGCGATCCCGATGAGATCACGACGATTCGCGGCACGCGCGTGGCGCAAGCGCAGGCGCGCGTTTTCAACCCGGCCTTCGACGTGACGCTGCACCGGCTGATCACGGCATTCATCACCGAGCACGGCGTGCTGCGACCGCCCTATGCCGAGAGCATTCGGTGAAGTTCTATGAGTTCGTCGACAAAGCGCCGGCAATCGGCCGGCTCGTGATCGTCGAGGGAACGGAGCAAACGCTCGCGGAGCGCGCCCTCGGTGCCCTGCTCGACCGGTTGCTTCCGCTCGAGGTGCGGGATCTCAACCTCGTGCGAATCGCGGCGAGCGACGTGGGCGACGCTGCCGGCGTGCGCGAAGCCGTGCAGGCGATGCCGTTTCTCGCCGAGCGTCGCGTCGTCACGGTGAGCGACGCGCAGACGCTTCGGGCGCAAGAGCGGCGCGATCTGTGGGAGGCGGCGCAGAGCGTCCCCGAAGGCAACACGCTCGTCGTGATGGACTTGCTCTCCCCGCGATCGCAGCGCCCGCAATCCTTCGGCGCGCTCGCCGGAAGGACGGCGTTGCGCATCGACACGACGGCAACGCAGGACGTTCGCCGGCGATTCGTCGAGGAGACGCTCGCGACGCTCGGTGCGAAGGCCGAGCTGCGCGCGATCGCGGCGCTGGTTGCAAGCACTGCAGATCTTGCCGCGGTACGCAACGACCTCGAAAAGCTCTCGCTCGGCGGCAAACGCATCGGGCTCGAGGATCTCGAGCGCGAGAGTCTGGTCGTGGAGGATCCGAAGGCGTATCGGTACGCGGGCGCGCTCGTCGAGGGCCGAGTTGCCGAAGCGTTCTCGATCGTCGAAGAGCTCTTTGCGCTCGATCCGCGCGGCGCTGCGATTCCGCTGCTGTCGGCGCTCGCGACCGAATACGCGCTGCTTTGGGATCTTGCGCGTCCGGGCGGGACGATTCCGCAGCGTCTGGCGTGGCGGGAGCGCGCGCTGCGACCGATCGCGCGGCGCATCGGCGCGACCCGCGCGCGTAACGCTTACGAGCGGGCGGTGCATGGCGTCGAGGCGATCGTGACCGGACGAGCCGGAAGCGACCCCGCCGACTATCGTACGTTGGTCGAGCGCATCAGCGCAGAGTGCGCCATGCTGGGGCGCCGTTGACGTTCGACCGTTACGCATCGCCCTTTTCGTGGCGGTACGGCAGCCCGGAGCTGCGCGCGCTCTTCTCGGAGCGCGAGCGGCGCAGGCTCTGGCGCGCGGTGTGGATAGCGCTTGCCGAGGCGCAGCCGGGGCTCGTGAGCCCCGCGCAGCTTGCGGATCTTCGCGCGCACGCGCACGACGTGGACGTGGAAGCGGCGCTCGAGATCGAACGGGAGACCCATCACGATCTCGTCGCGGAGTTGCGCCTCTTTGCGACGCAGGCGGCCGTCGGCGGAGGGCGCCTGCACCTCGGCGCGACGTCGATGGACGTCGAGGACACGGTCGAGATCTACCGGCTGCGCCGCGCGCTCTCGGCGCTCGGAGCGGCGCTGCGCCGGCTCCTCGGGCGGTTTGGCGAGCGCATTCGGGAGCACGCGGACCTCGCGTGCATGGGGTTTACGCATCTGCAGCCGGCCGAGCCGACGACGGTGGGGTATCGCCTCGCGCTGTACGCGCAGGACCTCCTTGCCGACTACGATCATCTGCGGTTCGTCTTCGAGCAGTTGCGTGCGAAAGGAATGCGCGGAGCGGTCGGGACGAGTGCGTCGTACGAGGCGCTCCTGGGCGGTAACGGCGCGTCGGAGGAGATGGAGCGGCGCGTACTCGCACGCTTCGGGCTCGAGGCTCGCGACGTGAGCAGCCAAGTCTACTCCCGCTCGCTCGACTACATGCTGCTTTCAGCGCTTGCCGCGCTCGCCGCGTCGCTGTCGAAGTTCGCGGCCGACGTTCGCATCTTGAGCGCTCCACCGTTCGGCGAGCTCTCCGAGCCGTTTGAAGAACGGCAAATTGGCAGTTCTGCGATGCCGTTCAAACGCAATCCGATTTTGAGCGAGCGCATCGATTCGCTGGCGCGCCTGCTTCCTGCCTATGCATCGGTCGCCTGGCAGAATGCCGCGACGAACTATCTGGAACGCACCCTCGACGACAGTGCTAACCGGCGGACGATCTTGCCGGAAGCGATGCTCTGCACGGACGAGCTGCTGGCACTCGCGTATCGCGTGGTCGATC of Candidatus Dormiibacterota bacterium contains these proteins:
- the purB gene encoding adenylosuccinate lyase, translated to MRHAGAPLTFDRYASPFSWRYGSPELRALFSERERRRLWRAVWIALAEAQPGLVSPAQLADLRAHAHDVDVEAALEIERETHHDLVAELRLFATQAAVGGGRLHLGATSMDVEDTVEIYRLRRALSALGAALRRLLGRFGERIREHADLACMGFTHLQPAEPTTVGYRLALYAQDLLADYDHLRFVFEQLRAKGMRGAVGTSASYEALLGGNGASEEMERRVLARFGLEARDVSSQVYSRSLDYMLLSALAALAASLSKFAADVRILSAPPFGELSEPFEERQIGSSAMPFKRNPILSERIDSLARLLPAYASVAWQNAATNYLERTLDDSANRRTILPEAMLCTDELLALAYRVVDRVHVDERRVAQNLRTYGPFSGTEAVMMEGVRAGADRQKLHAELRDAAMSAWAALERGEDNPLAQLLAENATLRACVDPAEIRRLLDPGGHVGTAPVRARRLAERIDALAKFPEQREVG